Proteins found in one Thermodesulfobacteriota bacterium genomic segment:
- a CDS encoding DUF3795 domain-containing protein produces MEYQEILSFLAPCGLSCSKCFAFTKGDISFHSKELQKLLGNFDIYAERFSAFLPEFKEYPSFKRLLAYFAAPDCIGCRQGTCKYPNCGVIDCYKDKGVDFCFQCDDFPCDKTNFDPHLEKRWLQMNNRMKEVGVEAYYEETKDIGRYL; encoded by the coding sequence ATGGAATATCAAGAAATTTTGAGTTTTCTTGCACCTTGCGGATTAAGCTGTAGTAAATGTTTTGCCTTTACAAAAGGAGATATCAGTTTTCATAGTAAGGAACTACAAAAACTACTTGGAAATTTTGATATTTATGCCGAACGTTTTTCAGCCTTCCTGCCAGAATTCAAGGAGTACCCATCATTTAAAAGGTTGCTCGCGTATTTTGCCGCCCCAGACTGTATAGGTTGTCGGCAAGGTACATGCAAATATCCTAATTGTGGTGTAATTGATTGTTATAAGGATAAGGGCGTAGATTTTTGTTTTCAATGTGACGATTTTCCTTGTGATAAAACAAATTTTGATCCTCACTTGGAAAAAAGATGGCTCCAAATGAACAATCGCATGAAGGAAGTAGGCGTTGAAGCATATTACGAAGAAACCAAAGATATAGGTAGATATCTATAG
- a CDS encoding class I SAM-dependent methyltransferase, giving the protein MFKELKEINSRPAPFQFYTADELWTNEHTSKQMLEYHLNESIDASSRNKGFIERSVEWIVSHFEVDKSTEIADFGCGPGLYTTRLAERGAIVTGIDFSENSLKYAKQLADKKGLNINYVHANYLDFETPESFDLIIMIMCDFCVLSPEQRKKILSKFNSLLKPDGSVLLDVYSLNSFNQKRESATYELNQLNGFWSPGDYYCFVNTFKYEKEKVILDKYTIIEKSRKRIVYNWLQYYSKDSLRNEFEENGFKVEGLYSDVAGKTFASESVEIAIVVKKS; this is encoded by the coding sequence ATGTTCAAAGAACTAAAAGAAATAAATTCACGCCCTGCACCTTTTCAATTTTATACAGCAGATGAGCTGTGGACAAATGAGCATACATCAAAACAAATGCTTGAATACCACTTAAATGAATCAATTGATGCTTCATCTCGAAACAAGGGCTTTATTGAGCGCTCTGTGGAGTGGATTGTCTCTCATTTTGAAGTGGATAAAAGCACTGAAATTGCAGATTTTGGTTGTGGTCCAGGGCTATACACAACCAGGCTGGCAGAACGAGGTGCAATTGTTACCGGCATTGATTTCTCTGAAAATTCCCTAAAGTATGCAAAACAGTTAGCTGATAAAAAAGGATTAAATATAAATTATGTCCATGCAAACTATTTAGATTTTGAAACACCGGAGAGTTTCGACCTTATCATAATGATCATGTGTGATTTCTGTGTGTTAAGTCCAGAGCAAAGAAAAAAAATACTCTCAAAATTCAATTCATTATTGAAGCCGGACGGCTCTGTGCTGCTTGATGTGTATTCTTTAAATAGCTTTAACCAAAAAAGAGAATCAGCAACCTACGAACTGAATCAATTAAATGGCTTTTGGTCTCCGGGTGATTATTACTGTTTTGTTAACACATTCAAATACGAGAAAGAGAAAGTAATCCTTGATAAGTACACAATAATTGAAAAATCACGAAAACGTATAGTATACAACTGGCTACAGTATTACAGCAAAGACTCACTTAGAAATGAATTTGAAGAAAATGGTTTTAAGGTGGAAGGACTATACTCAGATGTTGCTGGTAAAACCTTCGCCTCTGAATCAGTAGAAATTGCTATTGTTGTAAAGAAATCATGA